The Acutalibacter muris genomic sequence CTATAAACTCCGTGTTCACCCCCTGGGGGAATATGGGGTCCTTCTCGAACCTGGGGCCAACAGTTTCCAGGTCCAGCTCCATGGGGTCGCCGCCGAACAGTACGCAGTGGGGGTTGCCCATGGACACACAGGTGACCTCATACTCGCCCCCGGCCACGGACACCGTCTCCCCGACTATCCGCTCTCCGGGCAGGCTGACAGGTATCCTCCCCGGCACAAGCTCCGCCCGGCCCATGTCAACAGTCACAGCCACAGCTTCGCCGTTCTTCTCTATTATATCACAATATTTCACGCCGCTCAACGTGTCTATCTCCAAATGCTTCTTATGGGCAAGTCCAGTGTCGTACAGGAACTTCGCCACGCAACGTATACCGTTGCCGCACATCATGGCTTCACTGCCGTCGGCGTTGAAAATGCGCATCCTTCCGTCGGCAATGTCCGAGGGGCAGACCATTATGATGCCGTCGCCGCCCACCCCCTTATGCCTGTCGGAAAGGCGTATGGAGAGGGTCTCGGGGTCTTCTATATTCTGGCTGAAGCAGTCAAAGTACACATAGTCGTTGCCGCAGCCGTGCATTTTCGTGAATTTCAGGGTCCCCATAATTTACCTCCAATTCTATGCTCTGTTACACAGAGTTGAGGTGCAAAGCACCTCAATCTCTTGAGCACTTCTCCGCGTCAATAGCCAGCACGAACATCAGCGCGTAGAGCGCGTCGTCCGGGCTCATGACGTCGAGGGTGTACGTGTCCGTCCAGTTCCAGAGCTCCTTGCTTATTACCGCCAGCACGTCGCCCATGGGCCCGAGGAGGGTATAGTCCCACTCGGTCCAGTCGCCCTGTATCTGCCAGCCGTTGAAATCTATGTTGTACTTGGGCTTAAAGAAGGTGAATTCCTTGCTTATGGAGCCTATGTACTGCTCCCCCAGGTACACCTCGAACCTGGGCATCCATGTGAGCACCTTCTCCTTCACCGTGCCTATCTCATAACCCTCAGGGTCAAATATCTTCAGGCAGTGCCCCCAGCTGAGCTGGCCCTTCACGGTATAGGCCACGCTGCCGTCCTCGTAGTAGATGTCATAGCTGTCCAGCCACGAAAACATTCTTTGTTTAAATAGCAGCTTCATTTTTTCTCCTTACTCACTCTATTGTAAATTCCAACGCCCCGAAATCCTCATGGCAAAGACGGTACTGCCCCGCTCTGCACAGCGCGTCCGCGGGCACGACAAACCCCT encodes the following:
- the dapF gene encoding diaminopimelate epimerase, whose translation is MGTLKFTKMHGCGNDYVYFDCFSQNIEDPETLSIRLSDRHKGVGGDGIIMVCPSDIADGRMRIFNADGSEAMMCGNGIRCVAKFLYDTGLAHKKHLEIDTLSGVKYCDIIEKNGEAVAVTVDMGRAELVPGRIPVSLPGERIVGETVSVAGGEYEVTCVSMGNPHCVLFGGDPMELDLETVGPRFEKDPIFPQGVNTEFIEVIDSHTLKMRVWERGSGETMACGTGACAAAVAACLNGYCKMGEDITVHLRGGDLVINYTDERVRMTGEAVKVFDGEIEV
- a CDS encoding LURP-one-related/scramblase family protein, which produces MKLLFKQRMFSWLDSYDIYYEDGSVAYTVKGQLSWGHCLKIFDPEGYEIGTVKEKVLTWMPRFEVYLGEQYIGSISKEFTFFKPKYNIDFNGWQIQGDWTEWDYTLLGPMGDVLAVISKELWNWTDTYTLDVMSPDDALYALMFVLAIDAEKCSRD